From a region of the Hippopotamus amphibius kiboko isolate mHipAmp2 chromosome 3, mHipAmp2.hap2, whole genome shotgun sequence genome:
- the LOC130849569 gene encoding gem-associated protein 2-like has product MAWVPAESAVEELMPRLLPVEPCDLTESFDPSVPPRTPQEYLRRVQIEAAQCPDVVVAQIDPKKLKRKQSVNVSLSGCQPAPEGYSPTLQWQQQQVAHFSAIRQSVNRHRSHWKSQQLDSNVTMPKSEDEEGWKKFCLGERLYAEGAVGPATSESPGIDYVQIGFPPLLSIVSRMNQATVTSVLEYLGNWFGERDFTPELVVLHLLFIMQTKLYIVICKVQL; this is encoded by the coding sequence ATGGCGTGGGTACCTGCAGAGTCTGCAGTGGAAGAGTTGATGCCCCGGCTCTTGCCAGTGGAGCCCTGCGACTTGACAGAAAGTTTCGATCCCAGCGTACCTCCGAGAACTCCCCAGGAATACCTGAGGCGGGTCCAGATCGAAGCAGCTCAATGTCCAGATGTTGTGGTAGCTCAAATTGACCCAAAGAAGTTGAAAAGGAAGCAAAGTGTGAATGTTTCTCTTTCAGGTTGCCAACCTGCCCCTGAGGGATATTCCCCCACTCTTCAGTGGCAGCAGCAACAAGTGGCACATTTTTCAGCTATCCGGCAGAGTGTGAACAGACATAGAAGTCACTGGAAATCACAACAATTGGATAGTAATGTGACCATGCCAAAATCTGAAGATGAAGAAGGCTGGAAAAAATTTTGTCTTGGTGAAAGGTTATATGCTGAAGGGGCTGTTGGACCAGCTACAAGTGAAAGTCCTGGAATCGATTATGTACAAATTGGTTTTCCTCCCTTGCTTAGTATTGTTAGCAGAATGAATCAGGCAACAGTAACTAGTGTCTTGGAATATCTGGGTAACTGGTTTGGAGAAAGAGACTTTACTCCAGAATTGGTagtactgcatcttctttttaTAATGCAGACAAAATTGTATATAGTTATATGTAAGGTACAGCTCTAA